Proteins encoded within one genomic window of uncultured Flavobacterium sp.:
- a CDS encoding NADH:flavin oxidoreductase has translation MEISNHLIFQPVDLWGRKLDNRCVVAPMSRVSSNLEGLATEEIKDYYTSFAEGKFGVIITEGLYTDNSYSRGYQNQPGLVTESQICSWKTVTDSVKDYSSVFIAQLMHAGSLSQFSGRTISSSAVKPAGFKMAAYGGEGDFPTPKVMSVEDIEAVKAGFIASAKNAYLAGFDGVEIHGANGYLLDQFLTPELNQRTDQYGGNVKNRFRIVAEIIGGIRNSLPDDFIIGLRLSEGKVNDLTYRWKDGIEAAKSLFLEVKLASPDFIHIAVQTGEWERDSFFSDSCSLAYVAKVITGLPVIANGGLHDLGKAEKALGGNHADLIAIGKAALADPYWPVKTIKGEAVTEFHRDMLWPEATISHQRKKNLDLLNI, from the coding sequence ATGGAAATATCGAATCATTTAATTTTTCAGCCTGTAGATTTATGGGGAAGAAAGCTTGACAATCGTTGTGTTGTTGCTCCTATGTCACGTGTAAGCAGTAATTTAGAAGGACTTGCAACTGAGGAAATCAAGGACTATTATACATCGTTTGCCGAAGGGAAATTTGGTGTAATAATTACAGAAGGCTTATACACAGATAATAGCTATAGCCGAGGTTATCAAAACCAGCCTGGCTTGGTGACCGAATCGCAAATTTGTTCATGGAAGACTGTGACAGATTCTGTAAAAGACTATTCTTCAGTGTTTATTGCACAGCTTATGCACGCCGGATCATTGTCGCAATTCTCAGGCAGAACTATCAGCTCATCAGCTGTAAAGCCAGCAGGATTTAAGATGGCTGCATATGGCGGTGAAGGAGACTTTCCAACACCTAAGGTAATGTCTGTTGAAGATATAGAAGCAGTAAAGGCAGGTTTTATTGCATCGGCTAAGAATGCATATCTGGCAGGATTTGACGGAGTAGAAATTCATGGTGCAAACGGATATTTACTTGATCAGTTCCTGACGCCTGAATTAAATCAAAGAACGGATCAATACGGAGGCAACGTAAAAAACAGGTTTCGAATTGTTGCTGAAATAATCGGCGGAATTAGAAATAGCCTTCCTGATGATTTTATAATTGGTCTTAGGCTTTCTGAAGGGAAGGTGAATGACCTGACCTACCGATGGAAAGACGGTATCGAGGCAGCAAAATCCTTATTTCTAGAGGTAAAGCTTGCTAGTCCGGACTTTATTCATATCGCCGTCCAGACAGGTGAATGGGAACGTGATAGTTTTTTTTCAGATTCATGTTCTTTAGCCTACGTTGCGAAAGTAATCACCGGATTGCCTGTTATTGCAAACGGCGGTCTGCATGATTTAGGCAAAGCAGAGAAAGCATTAGGTGGAAATCACGCAGACTTAATTGCTATCGGCAAAGCTGCCTTAGCTGATCCGTACTGGCCAGTTAAAACAATTAAAGGTGAGGCCGTGACTGAATTCCATCGTGACATGCTTTGGCCTGAAGCCACCATAAGTCATCAAAGAAAGAAGAACTTAGATTTATTAAATATTTAA
- a CDS encoding RidA family protein, giving the protein MSIYKKSIIRTGLVLIGCLGALAGTAQTKNKATAGTIEKQNLKKMEISQIKISPDTYKPFHLAQGYRVGDMLFISGQTALDDSGKLVGMGDFDIQANKAFENLGKVLRAGGSSLKNVVKVTILLRDMANFDKIVALRAKYFTAPYPADTIFEVSSLFSPDALIEIEATAVTDDAAIWKDR; this is encoded by the coding sequence ATGAGTATTTACAAAAAGAGCATAATCAGAACAGGTCTGGTACTTATTGGTTGCCTTGGAGCATTAGCAGGCACAGCACAAACAAAAAATAAAGCGACAGCTGGTACAATCGAAAAACAAAATTTAAAAAAGATGGAAATTTCACAGATCAAAATATCACCCGATACTTATAAGCCTTTTCATTTGGCTCAGGGGTATCGTGTAGGGGACATGTTATTTATTTCAGGGCAGACTGCTTTAGATGATAGCGGAAAGCTGGTTGGGATGGGCGATTTCGACATACAGGCAAATAAAGCATTTGAGAATCTCGGGAAAGTGTTGAGAGCCGGAGGGTCAAGTTTAAAAAACGTAGTCAAGGTTACTATATTGCTCCGCGACATGGCTAATTTTGACAAGATAGTGGCACTAAGGGCTAAATATTTTACTGCTCCTTATCCTGCAGATACTATTTTTGAAGTATCGTCACTATTTTCACCGGATGCTTTGATAGAGATTGAAGCTACAGCGGTAACGGACGATGCTGCGATATGGAAGGACAGATAA